The Paracoccus seriniphilus genome includes a window with the following:
- a CDS encoding NAD(P)/FAD-dependent oxidoreductase: MGEAGRTRIAVIGSGISGLGTAWLLDPHHDITLFEAEARAGGHARTVHAEGVDVDTGFIVCNRRTYPLFIPMLERLGIALEASDMSFSASFDGGRYEYGTFSARAMFAQPLCLMDAGHWRLIRDILRFFRHANNHAGHEGSIGELIGTLGLGDEFRDRFLLPISGAIWSSPTADMMQFPAGTFVRFFHNHGLLSVGGQPQWLTVKGGSRRYVDAILAGLRGGLRLSSPVRSVRRQADGVILSTAQGEERFDRVVFATHAPQALAALEQADPDEVAILGAMRTQANRVVLHSDPQLMPRRRSAWASWNYVTKGGIPSTDRPISLSYWMNRLQNLTTPRPLIVTLNPETEPRHIHDEASFAHPQFDAAAISAQGRLHEIQGRGGVFYAGAWTRHGFHEDGLLSALRVAQAMGVQWPLGPDPTVAPRQEAS, translated from the coding sequence TTGGGCGAGGCAGGCAGGACGCGAATAGCGGTAATTGGCAGCGGGATTTCAGGGCTGGGCACGGCCTGGCTACTGGACCCGCATCACGACATCACCTTGTTCGAGGCAGAAGCGCGCGCGGGCGGCCATGCCCGGACCGTTCACGCCGAGGGCGTCGATGTCGATACGGGGTTCATTGTCTGCAACCGGCGCACCTATCCCCTGTTCATTCCCATGCTGGAAAGGCTGGGGATTGCCCTGGAAGCCAGCGACATGTCCTTTTCCGCCAGCTTTGACGGCGGACGCTATGAATACGGGACGTTTTCCGCCCGCGCGATGTTCGCCCAGCCCCTGTGCCTGATGGATGCCGGGCATTGGCGGTTGATCCGCGATATTCTCAGGTTCTTTCGCCATGCAAACAACCACGCGGGCCATGAAGGCAGCATCGGAGAACTGATCGGGACCCTTGGTCTGGGCGATGAATTCCGCGACCGTTTCCTGCTGCCGATCTCGGGGGCGATCTGGTCTTCGCCGACGGCGGACATGATGCAGTTTCCGGCGGGAACCTTTGTGCGCTTCTTTCACAATCACGGCCTGCTGTCAGTGGGCGGGCAGCCGCAATGGCTGACCGTGAAAGGCGGATCACGGCGATATGTCGATGCGATCCTTGCCGGGTTGCGCGGCGGGCTGCGCCTGTCCAGTCCGGTGCGTTCCGTGCGTCGTCAGGCCGATGGGGTCATCCTGTCCACCGCGCAGGGAGAAGAGCGTTTCGACAGGGTCGTCTTCGCGACCCATGCCCCGCAGGCTCTGGCGGCGCTGGAACAGGCCGATCCCGATGAGGTGGCGATCCTTGGCGCCATGCGGACACAGGCCAATCGCGTGGTGCTGCATTCCGATCCGCAGCTGATGCCCCGGCGGCGCTCGGCCTGGGCGTCGTGGAACTATGTGACAAAAGGCGGGATTCCCTCGACGGACCGCCCGATCAGCCTGTCCTACTGGATGAACCGCCTGCAAAATCTGACCACGCCGCGCCCGCTGATCGTGACCCTGAACCCGGAAACTGAACCCCGCCACATTCACGACGAGGCCAGCTTTGCCCATCCGCAATTCGATGCCGCCGCCATCAGCGCTCAGGGGCGGCTTCACGAAATCCAGGGCAGGGGCGGGGTCTTTTACGCCGGTGCATGGACGCGCCATGGGTTTCACGAAGACGGCCTGTTGTCGGCCCTGCGCGTGGCGCAGGCCATGGGCGTGCAATGGCCCCTGGGGCCGGATCCGACCGTTGCGCCCCGTCAGGAGGCCTCATGA
- a CDS encoding MFS transporter yields MADRDPGLGDLGAYGLLALPLAFGGLPLYIHAPDFMATERGVPLAALGLALFWLRLLDAALDPLAGWAGDRWPHARAQFITLGAVLLALGVLAIFAPVAVPVLQWFVLSMVIASLGHSLISVNLLTIGGLWRQDKHQKSRISAARELFGLIGLILAVVLPSALAPVMGRGAALLLLALVLAVVLLLALPVFRRWLAVTRLQMVGAPEVSPRWRGLLPFYLIALLVLLSAGFPAVLILMLVRDMLGVEGLTGAFLLAYFAAALPGAFVAGRLAGRFAPVHVWSAALLLSLVCFAFALRLQPGDSRAFLAICMTTGFCFGADLVLPPVILSDRIDKTRTAEAATRAYAALGFLTKAALALAGVVALPLLQMAGFAPGGQNGPAALQALLYLYAGLPLVLRSGALGLLIHCHRRGTI; encoded by the coding sequence ATGGCTGATCGCGATCCCGGCCTGGGCGATCTGGGCGCCTATGGCCTGTTGGCCCTGCCATTGGCCTTTGGCGGGTTGCCGCTTTACATCCACGCTCCGGATTTCATGGCAACCGAACGGGGCGTTCCTCTGGCTGCGCTTGGGCTGGCGCTGTTCTGGCTGCGCCTGCTTGACGCGGCGCTTGATCCGCTTGCGGGTTGGGCAGGGGACAGATGGCCCCATGCACGGGCACAATTCATCACCCTCGGCGCGGTTCTTCTGGCGCTGGGAGTCCTGGCCATCTTCGCGCCCGTTGCGGTTCCTGTATTGCAGTGGTTCGTGCTGAGCATGGTGATCGCAAGCCTCGGGCACAGCCTGATCTCGGTCAATCTGTTGACGATTGGCGGGCTGTGGCGACAGGACAAGCACCAGAAGTCCCGCATCAGCGCCGCGCGCGAGCTGTTCGGCCTGATCGGCTTGATCCTTGCGGTTGTCTTGCCCTCGGCACTTGCGCCGGTGATGGGGCGGGGGGCGGCGCTTTTGCTGCTGGCGCTTGTCCTGGCCGTCGTGCTGCTGCTGGCATTGCCGGTCTTCCGCCGCTGGCTGGCCGTGACAAGGTTGCAAATGGTGGGCGCGCCGGAGGTCAGCCCGCGATGGCGCGGGCTGTTGCCATTCTACCTGATCGCGCTGTTGGTGCTGCTGTCGGCGGGTTTTCCGGCGGTGCTGATCCTGATGCTGGTGCGCGACATGCTGGGGGTCGAAGGCCTGACGGGGGCATTCCTTCTGGCCTATTTTGCCGCGGCCCTGCCCGGAGCCTTTGTTGCCGGACGCTTGGCGGGGCGCTTTGCCCCGGTGCATGTCTGGTCTGCAGCCTTGCTTCTGTCGCTGGTCTGTTTCGCCTTTGCATTGCGGCTGCAACCGGGTGACTCTCGGGCCTTTCTTGCGATCTGCATGACCACCGGCTTTTGTTTCGGGGCGGATCTGGTGCTGCCCCCGGTCATTCTGTCGGACCGGATCGACAAGACCCGGACGGCCGAGGCCGCCACGCGCGCCTATGCGGCACTTGGATTTCTGACCAAGGCGGCGCTGGCGCTGGCGGGCGTGGTGGCGCTGCCCTTGCTGCAAATGGCGGGGTTTGCACCGGGCGGGCAGAATGGTCCCGCCGCGCTGCAGGCGCTGCTTTACCTCTATGCGGGTCTGCCGCTTGTTCTGCGGAGCGGTGCTCTGGGCCTGCTGATCCATTGCCATCGAAGGGGCACGATATGA
- a CDS encoding SDR family NAD(P)-dependent oxidoreductase has product MNERIWIMGASEGIGAALARAWAQRGARLILSARSGDRLTELARQIDGAEVEVCDVADADSLGRAAKRIGARGVLDRAVTLAALYDPGKVMGIDPVRAARIVTVNLTGSFNFARAACPLLRPGGQLALTGSVAGYIGLPQGQIYSATKAGVTNLAQSMRAELSPQVDVRLISPGFVDTRLTKRNDFDMPALMQPEDAAAAIIRGLDRNGFEVHFPRRLTLPLKLLAALPYALSLRLTKRLVT; this is encoded by the coding sequence ATGAATGAGAGAATCTGGATCATGGGCGCATCCGAAGGGATCGGCGCTGCCCTGGCCCGGGCATGGGCGCAGCGCGGTGCAAGACTGATCCTGTCGGCGCGCTCGGGGGACAGGCTGACCGAACTGGCGCGGCAGATCGACGGGGCCGAGGTCGAGGTCTGTGATGTCGCGGACGCCGACAGCCTTGGACGGGCGGCCAAACGTATCGGCGCAAGAGGCGTGCTTGACCGCGCGGTGACGCTGGCGGCGCTCTATGATCCCGGCAAGGTGATGGGTATCGATCCCGTTCGCGCCGCCCGGATCGTGACGGTGAACCTGACGGGCAGTTTCAATTTCGCGCGTGCCGCCTGCCCGCTGTTGCGTCCGGGCGGGCAACTGGCGCTGACCGGATCTGTTGCCGGCTATATCGGGCTGCCACAGGGACAGATCTATTCGGCGACCAAGGCGGGCGTGACCAATCTTGCACAATCCATGCGCGCCGAACTGTCACCGCAGGTCGATGTCCGGCTGATCAGCCCCGGCTTTGTCGATACGCGCCTGACCAAGCGCAATGATTTCGACATGCCGGCCCTGATGCAGCCGGAAGACGCCGCCGCGGCCATCATTCGTGGGCTCGATCGCAACGGGTTCGAGGTGCATTTCCCCCGCCGCCTGACGCTGCCGCTGAAGCTGCTTGCCGCGCTGCCCTATGCGCTGTCACTGCGGCTGACGAAACGCCTCGTGACCTAG
- a CDS encoding DUF1365 domain-containing protein: MKVDLWSGALIDTAIWHARSGDIAREFRYRAVHVALPLAALEAGKLPLRLDRPGLWRLRRSDYGWRDGRLPSNFIADQLRSAGLEHCAITLVTMPRGLLHGFNPVSFWLARDDAGLRAVLAEVSNTFGERHCYLCHHADGRIIVPTDRMVAQKLFHVSPFLPRDGHYLFRFDAGPGRFGAWIDWIGENGETGLQTSMTGRARALTGPALWRAALRRPVQSLVASGLIHWQALKLALRGARYRSKPEQLDRTRSQTRDEGERDA, from the coding sequence ATGAAGGTGGATCTCTGGAGCGGGGCACTGATCGATACGGCGATCTGGCATGCCCGCAGCGGCGACATCGCGCGAGAGTTTCGCTATCGTGCCGTCCATGTCGCCCTGCCGCTTGCGGCGCTGGAGGCGGGAAAGCTGCCGCTGCGTCTTGATCGGCCGGGGCTTTGGCGGCTGCGACGCTCCGATTACGGTTGGCGCGACGGCAGGTTGCCCAGCAATTTCATCGCGGACCAGCTGAGATCGGCCGGGCTGGAGCATTGCGCAATCACGCTGGTCACCATGCCGCGCGGCCTGTTGCATGGATTCAATCCGGTCAGTTTCTGGCTGGCCCGCGACGATGCCGGGCTGCGCGCGGTGCTGGCCGAGGTCTCCAATACGTTTGGCGAGCGTCATTGCTATCTGTGCCATCATGCCGACGGTCGGATCATCGTGCCGACGGACCGCATGGTGGCGCAAAAACTGTTCCATGTGTCTCCCTTTCTGCCGCGAGATGGACACTATCTGTTTCGCTTCGATGCCGGACCGGGGCGGTTCGGGGCCTGGATCGACTGGATCGGGGAGAATGGCGAAACCGGGCTGCAAACCTCGATGACGGGTCGGGCAAGGGCGTTGACGGGGCCGGCGCTGTGGCGGGCCGCATTGCGCAGACCCGTTCAGTCGCTGGTCGCCAGCGGCCTGATCCATTGGCAGGCCCTGAAGCTGGCCCTGCGTGGTGCCCGCTATCGCAGCAAGCCGGAACAACTGGACAGGACCCGGTCCCAAACCCGGGATGAAGGCGAGCGTGATGCCTGA